The following are encoded in a window of Brettanomyces bruxellensis chromosome 9, complete sequence genomic DNA:
- a CDS encoding uncharacterized protein (MEROPS:MER0005238), with product MTSDREFSSAEPTPFPGSTGATSMEGDEEEPLIFSSGITTHRKSGSKQTDNRESMAPNVGYYGSFGERNTFLSSRSTSITESIANSVISITQMTLQQMRRRRFLTLGIFSFIIIVLLNVIFMPRTSLDRDLRRLHGEFLTFDDCTRLFLTQLTFKNSVERWLRFQADELHSAGDGHDRTADLFKSLGYSPNIEKYETWLNTPTDVALELFASDNKSMLYQANLKETELFSFLPYSANGEVQTSYFYANYGLEEDFQELYDKGVPISGKIAIIRNGRLHPSLKLHNAEKAGVSGVILYSDPKADHMQEGNSPKGYFRNPHAVTKDTCNGIIWQPGDPTTPGWSSTLFSRRIKPNTISNIPAIPISWKALAPILSTLPKMFENPDSSLGNDSFSGNILHLTNSVRFKIKPIYNVIVEIKGVITDEEIIIGASGDVIGGVGGASNGFASLMEMARGFSELIRRGWKPLRTIKLICWDGSSFGQLGSTEYGEFYAKKLIKHAIVYINLDGVKGSTLRIETSPLYENFLKSKLKDILTNDEGTTLWDYYKQMHNSSQLDLISQRIGDESVFQSHLGVPSVNIGFANNPKKDPVSYTNSKYDSVNWITLFDKSFNYHNWEAQYAGLFVLQLSEKEILNAETYPYISLIRRKFMLLNDVPNAWKSRRVMLDPRHSDYDNPTIEQEIDNISAKIEKLLLLSKEFDAKLKNLQELILEDYPWFRIFKKIKIAFEIKLKNTEVKTFDKLLVSGPEFSSADGDDGLMRGRKWFRHLVFAPNSTTGYTLEVLPGLSEALRNNDSAYYAKNLSALHHALELLCKKLH from the coding sequence ATGACATCAGATAGAGAATTTAGCTCCGCAGAGCCAACGCCCTTTCCTGGTAGTACTGGAGCCACTTCAATGGAAGGTGATGAGGAAGAGCCACTTATTTTTTCGTCAGGAATTACAACTCATCGGAAAAGCGGCTCGAAACAAACCGATAATAGAGAAAGCATGGCACCTAATGTTGGATATTACGGAAGTTTTGGAGAGagaaatacatttttatcCTCGAGATCGACATCAATTACCGAATCAATTGCGAATAGCGTCATTAGTATAACCCAAATGACACTTCAGCAAATGAGAAGGCGACGATTTCTTACATTAGGGATATTTAgtttcattattattgttcTTCTGAATGTTATATTTATGCCGCGTACTTCTCTTGACAGAGACCTCAGGAGGCTCCATGGAGAATTTCTTACCTTTGATGATTGCACAAGACTATTCCTTACACAACTAACCTTCAAGAATTCCGTTGAAAGGTGGTTACGATTTCAGGCCGATGAGCTCCATTCTGCAGGTGATGGACATGATCGCACTGCGGACTTATTCAAAAGTCTAGGATATAGTCCCAACAtagaaaaatatgaaacatGGCTCAATACCCCCACTGATGTTGCACTTGAATTGTTTGCATCAGACAATAAAAGTATGTTATACCAGGCTAACCTAAAAGAGACTGagttattttcatttcttccttaTAGTGCGAACGGTGAGGTGCAGACATCCTATTTTTATGCCAACTATGGACTGGAAGAAGACTTTCAAGAATTGTACGATAAGGGTGTTCCAATTTCTGGAAAGATAGCTATAATTCGAAATGGTAGACTTCATCCAAGCTTAAAATTACACAATGCCGAAAAGGCAGGAGTATCTGGTGTTATTTTATACTCAGATCCTAAAGCAGATCATATGCAGGAGGGCAATAGTCCAAAGGGGTATTTCCGGAATCCTCATGCAGTCACTAAGGATACTTGCAACGGAATTATATGGCAACCTGGTGATCCGACCACTCCGGGATGGTCTTCAACATTATTTTCCAGGCGTATCAAGCCGAATACTATTTCGAACATTCCTGCAATACCTATCAGTTGGAAGGCATTAGCACCCATTCTTTCTACTCTTCCCAAAATGTTTGAGAACCCAGATTCCAGTTTGGGAAATGATTCTTTCTCTGGTAATATCTTGCATTTAACAAATTCGGTCAGATTCAAAATAAAGCCCATTTATAATGTGATAGTGGAGATTAAAGGTGTTATAACTGATGAGGAAATCATTATCGGCGCTTCAGGTGATGTTATAGGTGGTGTTGGTGGAGCATCAAATGGTTTTGCATCGCTAATGGAGATGGCACGGGGATTTTCGGAATTAATCCGACGTGGTTGGAAACCTTTACGGACAATAAAATTGATATGTTGGGACGGTAGTAGTTTTGGACAACTAGGGTCAACTGAATACGGTGAATTTTATGCCAAGAAGCTTATAAAACATGCTATTGTCTACATTAATCTAGATGGAGTCAAAGGATCAACTCTTCGAATAGAAACATCTCCTCTCtatgaaaattttctcAAATCGAAATTAAAGGATATACTTACAAATGATGAGGGAACAACGTTATGGGACTACTATAAACAAATGCATAATTCGTCACAATTAGATCTTATTTCCCAAAGGATTGGTGATGAATCTGTGTTTCAATCGCATTTGGGTGTTCCATCCGTTAACATCGGATTTGCTAACAATCCTAAAAAGGATCCCGTGTCCTATACTAATTCGAAATACGATTCCGTGAATTGGATCACTTTGTTTGATAAAAGCTTTAATTATCATAACTGGGAAGCACAATATGCAGGTTTGTTTGTACTACAACTTTCCGAGAAGGAGATACTTAATGCTGAAACTTATccatatatttctttgattaGAAGGAAATTTATGTTGCTTAATGACGTTCCAAATGCTTGGAAAAGTCGGCGTGTGATGCTTGATCCACGTCATAGTGATTATGATAATCCAACGATTGAGCAAGAAATAGACAACATATCagcaaaaatagaaaaacTCTTATTATTAAGCAAGGAATTTGATGCTAAACTTAAGAACCTACAGGAATTAATTCTTGAGGATTACCCTTGGTTTAggatatttaaaaaaatcaagatcGCGTTTGAGATTAAATTGAAGAATACAGAAGTGAAGACATTTGATAAGTTATTAGTATCAGGCCCTGAATTTTCTTCAGCTGATGGCGATGATGGTCTCATGAGAGGTCGAAAGTGGTTTCGACATCTTGTTTTTGCTCCTAATTCTACAACTGGATACACTTTAGAGGTGCTTCCTGGATTGAGTGAAGCCCTCAGGAATAATGATTCCGCTTATTATGCCAAGAATCTCTCTGCTCTGCATCATGCTTTAGAGTTACTTTGCAAGAAATTGCATTAA
- a CDS encoding uncharacterized protein (CAZy:GT20) gives MITPDQYKKSGVPVSGRILNCVTQLPGQIFRTHDKRWDVKSLRGSSALYASNKYLQTHTDWETHLIGWTGELYEENETVPRSIPEAQKIENDPLYLSNEDKQNVEDQIKSNDLLYGKASAGEEGPARIHAVWLLRKDQDRWRQYAENVLWPVLHYQLPEATGGNEQIQWWTDYVKFNEAYAAKVRSIYKPGDIIWVHDYYLLLLPQILRMEIPDSYIVHFLHVPFPSSEYFRCLSKRQILLDGLLGANQVGFQSFSFCRHFLSCCTRLLGYDVNPKCVFVHSAKVLVDAFPLGVDVAMMSKNAFVPEVTAKVSQLKKLTSGCKLIVGRDRLDSVHGVVQKLEAFNQFLELFPRWVGHVVLIQVSYTPPTLLPFHTSTPAKKVAELVTKINGRYGTLDYTPVLHYRMPIPRSEYLALLRAADICLVTCVRDGMNTTALEYIVCQKENAAPLVLSEFSGAASLLPDSYQVNPWDTVGVARTLNDCLLLPEERRKVVENRCHDSVCKHSVQHWTEAVLKSLLESLMLKEHNNEDESLSDNNLKVDMKDTSEMSIDGMLDPNEALRKKERAEVKESLTTSQPKSGLLKPTPYLNKPLLLQCYNSAVRKRLFLFDYDGTLTPIVKDPSAAIPSARLLSLLSDLLNDLQNVVWIVSGRDQKFLEKWFGARFPALGLSAEHGCFVKPPGSTNWTNLVAKMDLSWQRVAEGIFEYFTEITPGSFIEKKKVAITWHYRKASPDIALFHEAECFQKLEDELSARDYDVTVIRGKANVEVRPLFANKGEIARRLILCEDPTVQRPKMRASYMDCPEFVLCLGDDTTDEDMFRALNAIAEKWHEENVPLTDNRALDSYPYGLFPVTVGPANKYTVAKAYLSDPKQVLDTLGMLLGQVSIFDTAGSVELDDRGHVINSASARKSLQNRRAWQQKRLSDSKK, from the coding sequence ATGATTACTCCAGATCAGTACAAGAAATCTGGGGTACCTGTTTCGGGCAGAATACTTAATTGTGTAACGCAATTACCGGGACAGATTTTTCGGACACACGACAAAAGATGGGATGTCAAGAGCCTGCGAGGTTCATCTGCATTGTACGCATCAAACAAGTACTTACAGACTCACACCGATTGGGAGACGCATCTAATTGGATGGACTGGAGAGCTctatgaagaaaatgagaCGGTTCCAAGAAGCATTCCTGAAGCACAAAAGATCGAGAATGATCCTTTATATTTATCTAATGAGGATAAAcaaaatgttgaagatcAAATTAAGTCTAATGATTTATTGTACGGGAAAGCGTCGGCCGGTGAAGAAGGGCCAGCCAGAATTCATGCAGTTTGGCTTTTAAGAAAAGATCAAGATCGTTGGAGACAATATGCTGAAAACGTGTTGTGGCCGGTCTTGCATTATCAACTTCCAGAGGCAACAGGCGGAAATGAACAGATTCAGTGGTGGACTGATTATGTTAAATTCAATGAAGCATATGCAGCCAAGGTTCGATCTATTTACAAACCGGGAGATATAATTTGGGTGCATGATTATTACCTATTGCTCCTACCGCAAATCCTTAGAATGGAAATTCCAGATTCGTATATTGTGCATTTTTTGCACGTACCATTTCCTTCGTCGGAATATTTCCGATGTCTTTCAAAGCGCCAAATTCTACTCGATGGTCTTTTAGGTGCAAATCAGGTTGGTTTTCAAAgtttctctttttgcagGCATTTCTTGAGCTGCTGCACTCGACTTTTAGGGTATGATGTCAATCCTAAATGTGTTTTTGTTCACTCTGCGAAAGTTCTGGTAGATGCTTTTCCTTTGGGTGTGGATGTCGCAATGATGAGTAAGAACGCGTTTGTTCCAGAAGTCACAGCTAAAGTTTCTCAATTGAAAAAGCTCACATCAGGATGCAAGCTTATCGTTGGTAGAGATCGCTTGGATTCAGTTCATGGTGTGGTTCAGAAATTAGAGGCATTTAACCAATTCCTAGAATTGTTCCCTCGTTGGGTCGGACATGTTGTTCTGATTCAAGTATCCTACACACCTCCGACCCTTTTGCCATTTCACACATCAACTCcagcaaaaaaagtagCAGAACTAGTCACCAAGATTAATGGACGGTATGGTACTTTAGATTATACCCCGGTACTGCATTACCGTATGCCAATACCAAGATCTGAGTATTTGGCTTTGCTACGTGCCGCTGATATTTGCCTTGTCACGTGTGTTCGTGATGGTATGAATACTACTGCCCTTGAATACATTGTTTGTCAGAAAGAGAATGCAGCTCCATTGGTTCTCTCTGAGTTTTCAGGAGCTGCCTCGCTTCTTCCGGATAGTTATCAAGTAAATCCTTGGGATACGGTTGGTGTTGCACGTACACTGAATGACTGTCTTTTACTTCCTGAAGAACGTAGAAAGGTTGTCGAGAATCGTTGTCATGATTCTGTCTGCAAACACAGTGTCCAGCATTGGACAGAGGCTGTACTTAAGTCCTTACTAGAAAGTCTCATGCTCAAAGAGcataataatgaagatgaatcCTTAAGCGATAACAATTTGAAAGTGGATATGAAGGATACATCTGAAATGAGCATCGATGGAATGCTGGATCCAAATGAGGCGTTgaggaaaaaggaaagggCTGAAGTAAAGGAGTCTCTCACGACTTCCCAGCCAAAAAGTGGCCTATTGAAGCCCACTCCGTATCTCAACAAACCTCTATTACTTCAGTGTTACAATAGTGCTGTACGCAAGCGTctgtttttgtttgattACGATGGAACTCTTACACCGATCGTTAAGGATCCATCTGCTGCAATTCCTTCTGCTAGACTTTTGAGCTTACTCAGTGATCTTTTAAATGATCTGCAAAATGTTGTGTGGATAGTCAGTGGTCGTGATCAAAAGTTCTTAGAGAAATGGTTTGGAGCACGCTTTCCGGCATTAGGGCTTAGTGCGGAACACGGTTGCTTTGTGAAACCTCCAGGAAGTACAAATTGGACAAATCTTGTGGCAAAAATGGATCTGTCGTGGCAAAGGGTCGCAGAAGGAATCTTTGAGTATTTCACAGAAATTACACCAGGATCTTTCatagagaagaaaaaggtaGCCATAACTTGGCATTACAGAAAAGCTAGTCCTGATATAGCATTATTTCACGAAGCAGAATGCTTTCAGAAACTGGAAGATGAATTATCCGCGAGAGATTACGATGTGACTGTTATTCGTGGTAAGGCTAACGTTGAGGTGAGACCTTTATTTGCAAATAAGGGTGAGATAGCAAGACGACTTATATTATGTGAAGACCCTACAGTTCAAAGACCAAAAATGCGTGCTAGCTACATGGACTGCCCGGAATTTGTTCTATGTCTGGGCGATGATACCACAGATGAGGATATGTTCCGCGCTTTAAATGCAATCGCCGAAAAATGGCATGAGGAAAATGTTCCGCTTACTGATAATCGTGCACTAGATAGTTATCCATATGGCTTGTTTCCAGTTACAGTTGGGCCTGCTAATAAATATACCGTTGCCAAGGCTTATCTCAGCGACCCCAAGCAGGTTTTAGATACACTTGGCATGCTCTTAGGTCAGGTTTCTATTTTCGACACTGCCGGTTCTGTCGAATTAGATGACCGTGGTCATGTGATCAATTCAGCAAGTGCCCGGAAAAGTCTTCAAAATAGAAGGGCATGGCAACAGAAAAGGCTTTCCGACTCCAAAAAATGA